A window of the Narcine bancroftii isolate sNarBan1 chromosome 4, sNarBan1.hap1, whole genome shotgun sequence genome harbors these coding sequences:
- the tbccd1 gene encoding TBCC domain-containing protein 1 produces MEKPSVRLWVKYETFVVGVLQIPSPSKFSMHYLRKMATYVRYKGGDDGYPRLSWPMWRHIACGKLQLAENLAWLYFETFDILTERTAEERFQWAEAVSHCRSEEEIDKLKNKLSVDTLQFLLFLYVQQMNRVSLRTSLIGEEWPSPKSRSPDLDVKSLSQSKNMDDHNHLAFVLSHLSELLELLLDPEQLTISTHTTHDSMISVEAVKALNFLVEGSIGRNEVIYPVHELAVWLPILGTTGYSKLSKMFHFHKLEAWLRSVLGSNPFSTAVCFQKGKKLAWAQQVEGTTKRAKIACNTYTAPKGHKVVVMTQVYKQTLAKSSDQLVGAHVKIHRCNDCFIYLLSPLRSVSIEKCRNTTFVLGPVQKTIHIHGCDDVKVIAICRRLSVSSSSSCTFYSLTTTRPLIMSGNSSLTFAPYHTYYPLLEDHMARTGIATIPNYWNKPLCIGADNNEMPVYQLLSPKDFYVFVIPFEMEGDTLEIPGGLPLPYEKAIKHREQKIQSWQKTVKEAGLSKEQRKLFQHLVEQEFCKWLDQTGHRQQLDSLVPVPSPKHSTS; encoded by the exons ATGGAGAAACCGAGTGTCCGACTTTGGGTAAAATATGAAACCTTCGTTGTTGGGGTCTTGCAGATTCCATCTCCTTCAAAATTCAGCATGCACTACCTTCGAAAGATGGCAACATACGTTCGATACAAAGGAGGGGACGATGGCTATCCAAGGCTTTCCTGGCCTATGTGGAGGCACATTGCCTGTGGAAAGTTGCAGCTTGCTGAGAATTTGGCATGGCTGTATTTTGAAACATTCGACATTCTTACTGAAAGAACTGCGGAAGAGAGATTTCAGTGGGCTGAAGCAGTATCTCACTGCAGATCAGAAGAGGAAATTGACAAACTGAAAAACAAG TTATCAGTGGACACATTGCAGTTCCTGCTGTTTCTTTACGTTCAGCAGATGAACAGAGTATCTCTACGGACATCTTTGATTGGAGAAGAATGGCCAAGTCCTAAGTCACGATCTCCTGACTTGGATGTGAAATCCCTATCTCAAAGCAAG AATATGGATGACCATAATCATCTAGCATTTGTTCTGAGTCACCTGTCAGAGTTGTTGGAGCTTCTGCTAGACCCTGAGCAACTCACGATTTCTACCCATACAACCCACGACAGCATGATATCTGTAGAAGCAGTTAAAGCCCTGAACTTTCTCGTAGAAGGAAGCATTGGTCGGAATGAAGTAATTTATCCTGTGCATGAACTGGCTGTTTGGCTCCCAATTCTGGGCACAACTGGCTATTCCAAACTCTCTAAGATGTTCCATTTTCATAAACTGGAAGCCTGGCTGAGAAGTGTGCTCGGATCAAATCCGTTCAGCACTGCAGTCTGTTTccaaaaaggaaagaaactggcATGGGCACAGCAAG TTGAAGGAACAACAAAGCGAGCAAAGATTGCATGCAATACATACACAGCACCTAAAGGCCACAAGGTGGTGGTAATGACACAAGTGTACAAGCAAACCCTGGCTAAGAGCTCTGATCAGCTAGTTGGAGCTCATGTTAAAATTCATCGCTGCAATGACTGTTTCATATATCTTTTATCTCCTTTAAG GTCTGTCAGTATTGAGAAGTGCAGAAACACCACATTTGTTCTTGGCCCTGTCCAAAAAACCATTCATATCCATGGCTGTGATGATGTGAAAGTAATAGCCATATGCCGCAGACTTTCAGTCTCTTCATCGTCTTCCTGTACTTTCTACTCACTCACAACTACCCGTCCCCTTATAATGTCAGGGAACTCAAGTTTAACATTTGCCCCGTACCATACTTATTATCCATTGTTGGAGGATCACATGGCTAGAACAGGGATTGCCACAATTCCCAATTATTGGAATAAGCCATTATGCATTGGTGCGGACAACAATGAAATGCCGGTTTATCAGCTGCTATCACCCAAGGACTTTTATGTATTTGTGATTCCATTTGAAATGGAGGGAGATACCCTAGAGATTCCTGGAGGACTCCCGTTGCCTTATGAAAAGGCAATAAAACATAGAGAGCAGAAAATCCAGAGCTGGCAGAAGACCGTGAAGGAAGCAGGACTTAGCAA AGAACAGCGGAAGTTATTTCAACACCTGGTGGAGCAGGAATTCTGCAAATGGTTAGATCAAACTGGGCATCGTCAGCAGCTGGACAGTCTTGTTCCAGTACCTTCCCCAAAACATTCAACGTCTTGA